The Lactuca sativa cultivar Salinas chromosome 2, Lsat_Salinas_v11, whole genome shotgun sequence genome includes a window with the following:
- the LOC111898604 gene encoding pyruvate decarboxylase 1 encodes MSNEMDTKVSSVDVASPDGEVSSVQTSAVPISHSESTLGRHIARRLVQIGVSDVFSVPGDFNLALLDYLVAEPGLNLIGCCNELNAGYAADGYARSRGVGACVVTFTVGGLSVINAIAGAYSENLPVICIVGGPNSNDYGTNRIIHHTVGLPDFTQELRCFQTVTCFQAVVNDLEDAHELIDRAISTALMESRPVYISISCNLPTISHPTFSREPVPFTLSPKLSNQMGLEAAIEAAAEFLNKAVKPVMVAGPKLRVAKACDEFVELADSCGYPVAVMPSAKGIFPEEYPRFIGTYWGVVSTAFCAEILESADAYLFAGPVFNDFSSVGYSLLLKKEKAIILQPDRVLIGNGPAFGCVLMKDFLIGLSKRLKKNTTAYENYCRIYVPQGHVVKSEPKQALRLNVLFHHIQNMLSGDTVVIAETGDSWFNCQKLKLPKGCGYEFQMQYGSIGWSVGATLGYAQAATDKRVITCIGDGSFQMTAQDISTMMRCGQNNIIFLINNGGYTIEVEIHDGPYNVIKNWNYTALVDAIHNGEGKCWTSKVFCEEELVEAIETATKKKKDCLCFIEVVVHRADSSKDTLEWGARVAAAGGRAPNPQ; translated from the exons ATGTCAAACGAAATGGACACCAAAGTCAGTTCTGTCGACGTCGCCTCTCCGGATGGTGAGGTTTCCTCCGTGCAGACATCCGCCGTTCCAATCAGCCACTCCGAGTCCACTCTCGGCCGACACATCGCTCGTCGACTCGTCCAAATCGGTGTCTCTGATGTCTTCTCCGTTCCCGGCGACTTCAACCTCGCTTTGCTTGACTACCTCGTCGCCGAGCCAGGACTCAACCTCATTGGCTGCTGCAATGAGCTCAACGCAGGATACGCTGCTGATGGATACGCTAGGTCTCGTGGTGTTGGAGCATGCGTCGTTACTTTCACTGTCGGCGGACTTAGTGTCATCAACGCCATTGCCGGAGCTTACAGTGAGAATCTCCCGGTGATTTGTATTGTGGGTGGACCGAATTCAAATGATTATGGTACTAACAGAATTATCCATCATACCGTCGGATTGCCGGATTTTACCCAAGAGCTTCGTTGCTTTCAAACTGTCACTTGCTTTCAG GCTGTGGTTAACGATTTGGAAGACGCACATGAACTGATCGACAGAGCGATTTCAACAGCCTTAATGGAAAGCAGGCCAGTTTACATCAGTATCAGCTGCAATCTACCTACAATTAGTCATCCTACTTTTAGCCGGGAACCTGTTCCCTTTACACTCTCGCCAAA GTTGAGTAATCAGATGGGTttagaagcagccattgaagCAGCAGCAGAGTTCTTAAACAAAGCTGTGAAGCCAGTAATGGTAGCTGGGCCTAAACTTCGTGTAGCAAAAGCATGCGATGAATTTGTTGAATTAGCGGACTCATGTGGGTATCCTGTAGCCGTGATGCCATCAGCAAAAGGGATATTTCCAGAAGAGTATCCTCGATTCATTGGAACATATTGGGGTGTTGTAAGCACAGCTTTTTGTGCAGAAATTCTTGAATCTGCTGATGCTTACTTATTTGCTGGACCTGTATTCAATGACTTCAGCTCTGTAGGATACTCTCTTCTTCTCAAGAAAGAAAAAGCGATAATCTTGCAGCCTGATCGTGTACTGATTGGAAATGGCCCGGCTTTTGGGTGTGTGTTGATGAAAGATTTCTTGATAGGTTTGTCAAAGAGACTTAAGAAGAACACAACTGCGTATGAGAACTATTGTAGGATTTATGTGCCACAAGGGCACGTTGTGAAATCTGAACCTAAACAGGCGTTGAGGCTTAATGTTCTTTTTCATCATATACAGAATATGTTGTCGGGTGATACTGTTGTGATTGCTGAAACTGGTGATTCGTGGTTCAATTGTCAGAAGCTAAAACTGCCAAAAGGATGTGG GTATGAGTTCCAGATGCAATACGGGTCTATTGGGTGGTCGGTGGGAGCGACACTTGGGTACGCACAAGCCGCTACTGACAAACGAGTGATTACGTGTATTGGTGACGGAAGCTTCCAAATGACAGCTCAAGATATTTCAACAATGATGCGATGCGGGCAAAACAACATCATCTTCTTAATAAACAACGGCGGATACACAATTGAAGTGGAGATCCATGACGGGCCCTACAATGTCATAAAAAATTGGAACTATACTGCTTTGGTTGACGCGATCCATAATGGCGAGGGCAAATGCTGGACTAGTAAG GTGTTTTGTGAAGAGGAGCTTGTTGAGGCTATTGAGACGGCGACCAAGAAGAAAAAAGATTGTTTGTGTTTTATTGAAGTGGTTGTGCATAGAGCTGATTCGAGCAAAGACACACTCGAGTGGGGTGCAAGAGTGGCTGCTGCTGGCGGACGAGCCCCGAACCCtcagtaa